The stretch of DNA ACTATGTACAAAACATTACCATCCCTTCAGCACTTATAAAAAAAGACTTGGGCGATAGCCTTAAGAAAGCTCAAGAGAAGGGCGATATGGTTAATGTCTATTTGGATTGGAGGGAGTCTCTACCCCACCCAGATGAGCGTGTAGAGTACGAATTCTGGACTAACAGCAACGATGAATGTGGCCCTAAATGTGACATGCAAATGGAATTCGTGAAGAATTTTAAAGGAGTAGCACAAATACTTGAGAAAAAGAGTTACACCCAATTCACTCCTCATTACATTACTTGGTACTGTCCAGAAGCTTTTATTCTTAGCAAGCAGTGCAAATCGCAGTGTATCAACCATGGGAGATATTGTGCGCCCGATCCAGAACAGGATTTTAGCACGGGGTATGATGGAAGAGATGTTGTGATTCAAAACCTGCGCCAGATTTGCTTATTTAAGGTCGCTAATGAGAGTGGGAAACCATGGTTGTGGTGGGATTATGTGACTGATTTTGCAATTAGATGCCCgatgaaggaaaagaaataCACAAAGGAGTGTGCTGACAAAGTCATTCAGTCACTGGGTAAGTTCGTTTGCTTTTAGTGTGAATTGCTTGATGTATAATTATCTGTTTTGCCAGTATAGCTTCAGTGACTGTTTGCATTGGCACCTGGAGCGGCATTTCAAGTCCATTAGCCTGAAACTTTTATTGAAAGAAGCTAATAAACTTTCAGGCATCAAAAGTGGAAGatcctttttgaattttttgcttTTACTACAGCAAGAAGCTGTGAAATAGGTTTTTATTGAAAAAGCTATTATTGTTTTAAATAGCACTATTCATACAACAATTTGGCAGAAGTTCTAAGCGAGCTAAACACACACGTTAGTCTGTTAAGCTAGCAGATTGATGTATTGTATAGAAGAAGCAGCTTATTAGAGTGTCCAATAATTTGCAGGCTTGGATTTAAAGCAGATAGACAAATGTATTGGAGATCCTGAAGCCGATCAAGAAAATCCAATTCTTAAAGCTGAACAAGATGCACAGGTTGTTAGATAAAATTAGTTCGTgatgttatttttttaactaagtGATGACTTTTATGTATCTTTTCGACTTGCTTTTAATATTATTGACCTATGTGGCTTCTGTTCTATAGGTTGGTCAAGGTTCTCGAGGTGATGTGACTATTTTACCAACCCTTATTGTCAATGACAGGCAATACAGAGGTGTGTTTTTCGTTTATAAATTCCATTCCATAGGCAAAGCAAATTATTAGTTCTGTTGTTCATGTTCTAGTTTATTTGTCTTTTTAGGTAAGCTGGACAAAACTGCAGTGCTCAAAGCGATATGTTCAGGCTTTGAGGAGACCACTGAACCAGCTGTTTGCTTGAGTGAAGGTCTGTTACATGCCCCTTTTGTTCTTTGGTATTCTTAGATTGTACAAGTCTTACATACTCGAGGAACATTGTTTTGTTAACTTCTTGCTTTTCTGGTATTTGTTTATGGATATTTCAGACATAGAAACAAATGAATGTTTGGATAATAATGGAGGATGCTGGCAAGACAAGGCTGCTAACGTTACGGCATGCAAGGTACTCTATTGGCTATGATGTTCTAAATTTGGTTAACAATTTTTGTAAAACTTCAGtgtctttctaaaatttaaaaacttcattttatttctataaaCTAGGATACTTTCCGAGGACGAGTATGTGAGTGCCCTATTGTGGATGGTGTAAAGTTTTCTGGCGATGGATATACCCATTGTGCAGGTATGCTTTTGATctttaagtgctgaaatttatattatttacttgTAATGTTTGCATGGTTATTAATGCTATGGAAGTTAACATCACAAAATTGGAAAAAATGGACCATGTTTAGATGAGTTTGGAGGTCAAATGGATTAAGCTTATGTTGTAACTTGAAAACGTAAAATCTGCTGAGGTTTCAGCCTTTCGAACCTTCTACTTCCTACGGAATTTTTCTTTCTGTAAACATGATTAGCTTATACCTGTAGAATTTCCACAGCATTGAGTATGTCATAATATCTATCATAATCAATAGTCGTAACTCATGAATACGAGTAAAAAACTCAATTAGTTTGAAAGTAGGCTTTTGTACTACCTATAGTACATACAACACTGCCATTTTAGTCCCTGTTTTGTGGATTCCTTTATCTGTTGTAATTTTTTGTAGCTGTTTCCTTCAAGAGATGATATAGTGAAAGCAAAATGAGACTGTAATGTAACGAAATTCACAGATTAGGGCTGCTGATAATAATAATTCTGATACTTTTTTGCTGTTTGTTTATGTACATGGGAAAGTTCATCTCAGACTTATTTTggcaaaaaaagtaaaaataaaaaagtttcaatTATTGGTTGTCTACAGCCTCTGGATCAGGCAGGTGTGCAATCAACAACGGAGGATGCTGGAAATCTACCAGAGATGGCACGTTATATTCAGCCTGCTTAGTAAGTAGACATTTTTCTGTATTCTATATGATATTGGCGCTTACTTTAGTCTAAAAATATAACTTGGATGATGCAGATTGGAGAGCCTGAGGGGTGCAAATGTCCAGAGGGGTTCAAAGGCGACGGGGTTAACACATGTGAAGGTATGGTTTTACATAGAAGTCCAGCTAAAATTGTTATCTTATGATCTACTTCTGATGCTTGATTAGGAGGTGAACAAGATTACTCCATTTTAAGCAAATCACCTTTTCCTTTATGCAATACGGTTGGTTGGCTAACGCAATTTTCTGAGGGAATTCCTAACATATATGTTGCCTTTCCGACATTATGCTGTGTCAGATGTTGATGAGTGCAGAGAGAAGCTTGCTTGCCAATGCAAAGACTGCAAGTGCAAGAATACATATGGTAGTTATGAGTGCAGCTGCGGTGGTGATCTCTTATACATGAAAGAGCATGACACTTGTATTAGTGAGTAACTCCAACCTCATATTCTATTGTTTCTGGTTCAATCTTATGGTATAATGCATGATATATCGTGTTGTAAATGGTGTGTAGGTAAAAAGCCTATGTCACAGGTTGGCTGGGGTTTCCTGTGGGTTATCTTCTTTGGCCTGGCTATAGCTGGAGTTGGAGCTTATGCAGTATACAAATATCGGCTTCGGGTAACTCAACGTACCTTCTTtagaaattgattttttttaaaaaaaaacacagaccTTCCCCGAACTATGGTGCATGTCTAAATGGCTAAttgaacttcaaaatttttgatcTTATAACCTAACCTTACGTACCTCTTGGTAATTAACTCAACAgtacttaaaatttttcaaatatgttGGGAGGTAACAGAGTAGTTACGCAGAAACTGTTGAGTTCAAGTAGAAACTTAACTGAATTTTctgatattaaaaataactaGAATGCAATgttgaaaacttaaaatctcTTGAAGTTTCAATACCCATTCCAAATATTATTTCCTCTACTTGAAATGTGTTTTATCCTCTGAACTCCACTCCACTGATCTACTCTATA from Ananas comosus cultivar F153 linkage group 18, ASM154086v1, whole genome shotgun sequence encodes:
- the LOC109724141 gene encoding vacuolar-sorting receptor 1-like, which encodes MMRGKLWISIWISFLLGSCMGKFMVEKNSLRVTSPKYLKDVYESAIGNFGIPQYGGTMLGVVVYPKANQKGCKSFEDFDLSFKSKPGSLPTFLLVDRGDCYFTTKAWNAQNAGAAAILVADDRVEPLITMDTPEEDSTSADYVQNITIPSALIKKDLGDSLKKAQEKGDMVNVYLDWRESLPHPDERVEYEFWTNSNDECGPKCDMQMEFVKNFKGVAQILEKKSYTQFTPHYITWYCPEAFILSKQCKSQCINHGRYCAPDPEQDFSTGYDGRDVVIQNLRQICLFKVANESGKPWLWWDYVTDFAIRCPMKEKKYTKECADKVIQSLGLDLKQIDKCIGDPEADQENPILKAEQDAQVGQGSRGDVTILPTLIVNDRQYRGKLDKTAVLKAICSGFEETTEPAVCLSEDIETNECLDNNGGCWQDKAANVTACKDTFRGRVCECPIVDGVKFSGDGYTHCAASGSGRCAINNGGCWKSTRDGTLYSACLIGEPEGCKCPEGFKGDGVNTCEDVDECREKLACQCKDCKCKNTYGSYECSCGGDLLYMKEHDTCISKKPMSQVGWGFLWVIFFGLAIAGVGAYAVYKYRLRSYMDSEIRAIMAQYMPLDNQGEVPTHNSHLDI